From the Veillonellales bacterium genome, one window contains:
- a CDS encoding sugar diacid recognition domain-containing protein → MAQKHQIPQEIAQKVVNLLYEAINCNINVMGENGEIIATMQKERLGNIHEGGRRVVSGEAEYVSIDAEMAKTMTGVLPGYMGPIELGGERIGCIGITGDPGQVKPIQKLAVMIITEELKKERLHSARQQIINTVAGKIQGASASIQEISAGAEEIAGTSQTMKETAQEIDQHVSDINRVVDLVRNIVMQTNLLGLNAAIEAARAGEYGRGFSIVAEEVRKLSVDSATSLQDISKTLDQIKISVLNITKGVEQTAVTTDEQATALQTVGTSIIDIQNQVTALVEENSADGKSSGS, encoded by the coding sequence ATGGCACAAAAACATCAGATTCCTCAGGAAATTGCACAGAAAGTGGTGAATTTGCTGTATGAAGCGATTAACTGTAATATTAACGTGATGGGTGAAAATGGCGAGATTATTGCAACGATGCAAAAAGAGCGGCTTGGCAATATTCATGAGGGGGGAAGACGGGTTGTAAGCGGAGAGGCGGAATATGTTTCGATAGACGCAGAAATGGCAAAAACAATGACGGGGGTTTTACCGGGGTATATGGGTCCTATTGAGCTGGGTGGAGAAAGGATAGGTTGCATCGGTATTACAGGAGATCCCGGACAGGTAAAACCAATACAAAAACTGGCAGTTATGATCATTACGGAAGAACTAAAAAAAGAAAGACTGCATTCGGCACGGCAGCAGATTATTAATACGGTAGCGGGGAAAATTCAGGGTGCCTCCGCCAGTATTCAGGAGATTTCCGCCGGTGCCGAAGAAATTGCCGGTACCAGCCAGACAATGAAGGAAACGGCACAGGAAATTGATCAACATGTCAGTGACATTAACCGGGTTGTAGATTTAGTTAGAAACATTGTTATGCAAACCAATTTATTGGGCTTGAACGCCGCGATTGAAGCGGCTCGTGCCGGAGAGTACGGACGAGGATTCAGTATTGTGGCGGAAGAGGTTCGGAAGCTTTCCGTCGATTCTGCTACTTCTTTACAAGATATCAGCAAGACACTGGATCAAATAAAAATTTCTGTTTTAAATATTACTAAAGGGGTTGAACAAACAGCCGTAACCACAGATGAACAGGCAACTGCCTTACAGACCGTGGGAACCAGTATTATTGATATTCAGAATCAGGTTACGGCTTTAGTGGAAGAAAATTCGGCGGATGGTAAATCATCAGGCTCTTGA
- a CDS encoding DUF134 domain-containing protein, translated as MVRPQKERRIEQLPPVTHYKPAGVPLRDMKEIVLTFEEMEAIRLADVEQMDQAGAAQRMEISPPTFNRIVNGAHGKIATALWQGYALRVEGGNFRIARCCQQQEKRKFTCNACGHHWVLPHGTGQRCRDVVCPQCHSGDISRYQE; from the coding sequence ATGGTTCGTCCACAAAAAGAACGGCGGATAGAGCAGCTGCCGCCGGTTACCCATTATAAACCGGCAGGCGTTCCACTGAGGGATATGAAAGAAATTGTATTGACATTTGAAGAGATGGAAGCAATCCGTCTGGCGGATGTGGAGCAGATGGATCAGGCCGGTGCCGCTCAGCGGATGGAAATATCGCCGCCTACTTTTAACCGGATCGTAAATGGAGCCCACGGGAAAATTGCCACCGCCCTTTGGCAGGGCTATGCCTTGCGGGTTGAGGGGGGGAACTTTCGTATTGCCCGCTGCTGCCAGCAGCAGGAGAAGCGGAAGTTTACCTGTAACGCCTGCGGCCATCACTGGGTCCTGCCCCATGGCACGGGACAAAGATGCCGCGATGTCGTTTGTCCCCAGTGCCATTCCGGCGATATCAGTCGTTATCAGGAATAG